Proteins encoded by one window of Burkholderia plantarii:
- a CDS encoding AraC family transcriptional regulator, translating into MGSEFHKDDIVGNPDNYRPAALPDEILRMIRLTGVIQASVHLTAPWGCSLPHEHDAVIVYMVLSGQCVAYTMDKSEVMRLSTGDALLVPERCSHAMADSMESPLVSLEKLVSNESKIAESADAFLAGLFRSDTNYGGGGSRTRIVTLRLYIDKRFPSAMLRGLPKLARLPGFISRHQLFIAQLISQIAFYGMQGFTGQAVATRLAETILTIFIKDYLDHNAWRGEKSRLALKDPFLSKVLGDIHLHPEYEWSISRLAERAGLSRSAFIKRFVKAIGQTPSEFITYLRMIRAAEFLETTNNSVAQIAAEVGYGSEASFARAFHRWSGVTPGALRRKKVASCLHDEHR; encoded by the coding sequence ATGGGCAGTGAGTTTCACAAAGACGATATAGTTGGCAATCCAGATAACTACCGACCCGCAGCACTGCCCGACGAGATACTTCGCATGATCCGTTTGACGGGGGTGATACAAGCGTCGGTGCATTTGACCGCCCCATGGGGTTGCAGTCTTCCGCACGAACACGATGCCGTCATCGTCTATATGGTGCTGAGCGGACAGTGCGTCGCCTATACGATGGACAAATCGGAAGTGATGAGGTTATCGACCGGTGATGCGCTACTGGTTCCAGAGCGATGTTCGCACGCAATGGCGGACTCAATGGAATCACCGCTGGTTTCTCTGGAAAAATTGGTGTCGAATGAATCTAAAATCGCCGAAAGCGCAGACGCCTTTCTTGCCGGCTTGTTCAGAAGTGACACCAACTACGGCGGGGGCGGCAGCAGGACCCGGATTGTCACATTACGGTTGTATATAGATAAGCGTTTTCCCAGCGCAATGCTGAGAGGCTTGCCCAAGCTGGCACGTTTGCCGGGCTTTATTTCACGTCATCAACTGTTCATCGCGCAACTCATCAGTCAAATCGCATTCTATGGCATGCAGGGATTTACAGGCCAGGCGGTCGCAACCAGGCTGGCCGAGACTATTCTGACCATTTTCATTAAAGACTATCTTGATCACAATGCCTGGCGCGGCGAAAAATCTCGCCTGGCTCTCAAAGATCCATTCCTTTCCAAGGTGCTTGGGGATATTCACCTGCATCCGGAATACGAATGGAGCATCTCCAGACTGGCGGAAAGGGCCGGCCTGTCCAGGTCTGCTTTCATCAAGCGATTTGTCAAGGCCATCGGGCAGACCCCGAGCGAATTTATCACCTATTTAAGAATGATTCGAGCCGCCGAATTTCTGGAGACAACAAATAATTCGGTTGCGCAGATTGCCGCCGAGGTTGGATATGGATCCGAGGCGTCATTTGCCCGTGCTTTTCATCGTTGGAGCGGAGTGACACCAGGGGCGCTTCGACGTAAAAAAGTAGCGTCGTGTCTTCATGACGAACACCGGTAG
- a CDS encoding NAD(P)/FAD-dependent oxidoreductase, with product MKPHYVIVGASAAGVGAAFALRQNGFDGDVTLVSAEQCLPYERPAVSKDLLLTGQAPLIVPEATYTEQRIDLRLNRKVEKLDVRRSTVVLDGGKELRADKILLATGGRVRRLQIPGGDLHQVHYVRDAGDAETIREGLKPGARVTVIGGGLIGAEVTACAIRCGCEVDWIESGDRCLTRALSHPLDQAIANIHQEQGVRIHTKALVTQMTGDHRTVVVELSDGRRFEADMVLVGVGIVPAVDLAHAAGAVVDNGIVVDGYGATSLANVYAAGDVARHQTRYMSGPGRLEHWRYAHDHGVSTARSMLGLGKPYDELPWFWTDQYEHHVEGCGLSSARDETVIRGDLASGRATVFYVRDGRLAAASTLNRPNDVRAAMRLIARGLSPSIDALRDPGTDLRKLEKELAHEAA from the coding sequence ATGAAACCGCACTATGTGATCGTTGGAGCGAGCGCTGCCGGCGTCGGAGCGGCTTTCGCGCTCCGGCAGAACGGCTTCGATGGTGACGTGACGCTTGTCAGTGCTGAGCAGTGCTTGCCATATGAGCGGCCTGCCGTGTCGAAAGACCTCCTGCTTACCGGGCAGGCGCCATTGATCGTGCCAGAGGCAACTTACACCGAACAACGTATCGATCTGCGCTTGAATCGAAAGGTGGAGAAACTGGACGTCCGACGTAGCACCGTCGTCTTGGATGGCGGGAAGGAATTGCGTGCGGACAAGATACTTCTTGCAACTGGCGGTCGGGTGCGGCGCCTGCAGATTCCTGGGGGAGACCTCCATCAAGTTCACTATGTCCGCGATGCCGGCGATGCCGAGACTATCCGCGAAGGATTAAAGCCAGGCGCGCGCGTCACGGTCATAGGGGGCGGCCTCATTGGCGCGGAAGTCACTGCCTGCGCAATTCGCTGCGGCTGCGAGGTCGATTGGATAGAGTCCGGAGACCGCTGCCTCACTCGCGCCCTCTCGCATCCGCTTGACCAGGCAATCGCCAACATTCACCAGGAGCAGGGCGTACGAATCCACACCAAGGCATTGGTGACGCAAATGACAGGTGACCACCGGACCGTCGTGGTTGAGCTTTCCGATGGTCGCCGATTCGAGGCCGATATGGTGCTGGTCGGCGTTGGCATCGTGCCGGCCGTGGATCTGGCACACGCGGCAGGGGCGGTAGTCGACAACGGGATCGTGGTCGACGGATATGGAGCAACGTCATTAGCGAACGTTTATGCAGCGGGCGATGTGGCGCGTCACCAGACGCGATACATGAGTGGTCCAGGGCGCCTGGAGCACTGGCGGTATGCACATGACCACGGCGTGTCTACAGCGCGATCGATGCTAGGCCTCGGGAAACCGTACGACGAACTGCCATGGTTCTGGACGGATCAGTATGAGCATCACGTCGAAGGGTGTGGCCTATCGAGCGCCCGAGATGAAACGGTGATTCGAGGTGACCTGGCTAGCGGCCGCGCAACGGTTTTCTACGTTCGTGACGGCCGGCTTGCCGCTGCGTCTACGCTGAACCGACCGAACGACGTGCGTGCTGCGATGAGATTGATTGCGCGCGGCCTCTCGCCGAGTATCGACGCACTTCGCGATCCGGGCACGGATCTTCGCAAACTCGAAAAGGAATTGGCACATGAAGCCGCTTGA
- a CDS encoding class I SAM-dependent methyltransferase — translation MSSFHTHAANYVPETAFGIWFLRTHTWEHHVLRVAINDLKRLLPGPLPAAPVILDAGCGQGKSFALLAAAFMPVRIVGVDFHRESLDHAAEAASRCGTAVDLHEADCAQLPLGDASVDLVFCHQTFHHLVDQERALAEFRRVLKPGGLLLFAESTEAYIKSWVIRLLFRHPMHVQKSADGYLAMLRDAGFSFGARNVSLPYLWWSRAADFGLFERLGLHHPKPGRRRETLVNVVAQKHA, via the coding sequence ATGTCGTCATTCCATACGCACGCCGCCAACTACGTTCCTGAAACCGCTTTTGGCATCTGGTTCCTGCGAACCCATACCTGGGAGCATCACGTCCTGCGCGTCGCGATCAACGATCTCAAGCGGCTTCTGCCCGGCCCGCTGCCTGCCGCGCCGGTGATCCTGGACGCGGGCTGCGGCCAGGGCAAATCGTTCGCACTGCTGGCGGCCGCGTTCATGCCAGTCCGCATCGTCGGCGTCGATTTCCATCGCGAGTCGCTCGACCACGCGGCCGAGGCGGCGAGCCGCTGCGGCACGGCCGTCGACCTGCACGAGGCCGATTGCGCGCAACTGCCGCTCGGCGATGCCAGCGTCGATCTGGTGTTCTGCCATCAGACCTTCCACCATCTCGTCGATCAGGAACGCGCGCTGGCCGAATTCCGCCGCGTGCTGAAACCGGGCGGCCTGCTGCTGTTCGCGGAATCGACGGAAGCCTACATCAAATCGTGGGTGATCCGCCTCCTGTTCCGCCATCCGATGCATGTTCAAAAAAGCGCCGACGGCTATCTCGCGATGTTGCGCGACGCGGGCTTCTCGTTCGGCGCTCGCAACGTCTCGCTACCGTATCTCTGGTGGAGCCGAGCCGCCGATTTCGGCCTGTTCGAACGGCTCGGCCTGCACCACCCGAAGCCGGGCAGGCGCCGCGAAACGCTCGTCAACGTGGTCGCGCAAAAGCACGCCTGA
- a CDS encoding GSCFA domain-containing protein, translating into MAEPAAEDVDPVSPPRFTIEKEHRVATAGSCFAQHIARALGDNGFNHLVTEATPPGLDPQAARARNFDVFSARYGNVYTARQLTQLIKRVSGTFVPTEQHWKRHDGRLVDPFRPQIEPDGFADLSSLERSRDEHFAAVRAMLTRMDVLVFTLGLTECWRSKDDGAVYPLTPGVAGGSPDPERYEFVNFTAREVVADLQETIDLLHLINPSAKMILTVSPVPLVATFEPRHVLASTTYSKAVLRVAAQEIREGNDYVEYFPSYEIITGAHAKGDYFEGDLRSVTAAGTSHVMRLFMRHYASLAPSMRADPSAENTIQAHRKLASVVCDEEAIANFEMP; encoded by the coding sequence GTGGCAGAGCCGGCCGCGGAGGATGTCGATCCAGTGTCGCCGCCCCGATTCACCATCGAAAAGGAACATAGGGTCGCGACCGCTGGAAGCTGCTTCGCCCAGCACATTGCGCGCGCCTTGGGTGACAACGGCTTCAATCATCTTGTGACCGAAGCAACGCCGCCGGGGCTCGACCCGCAAGCAGCACGGGCTCGCAACTTCGACGTCTTCTCCGCGCGCTACGGAAACGTCTACACGGCCCGACAGCTGACGCAGCTAATCAAACGGGTCAGCGGAACGTTCGTGCCAACGGAACAGCATTGGAAGCGCCACGATGGGCGCCTCGTGGACCCCTTCCGGCCGCAGATCGAGCCCGACGGCTTTGCCGACCTGAGCTCATTGGAGCGCTCGCGCGACGAGCATTTCGCTGCAGTCCGCGCCATGCTTACCCGGATGGACGTGCTCGTATTCACCCTGGGGCTCACGGAGTGCTGGCGCTCGAAGGATGACGGCGCTGTCTATCCGCTCACGCCCGGCGTTGCTGGCGGCAGCCCGGACCCGGAACGCTATGAGTTCGTCAATTTCACGGCCCGCGAGGTAGTCGCAGATCTCCAGGAGACTATTGACCTGCTGCACCTCATCAATCCATCGGCGAAGATGATTCTGACGGTTTCCCCGGTGCCGTTGGTCGCAACGTTCGAGCCACGCCACGTGCTGGCGTCCACGACATACAGCAAGGCGGTACTGCGCGTCGCGGCGCAAGAGATCCGTGAGGGGAACGACTACGTCGAGTATTTCCCGTCCTACGAAATCATCACCGGCGCGCACGCTAAGGGAGACTATTTCGAGGGCGACCTGCGATCGGTCACCGCTGCGGGAACTTCGCACGTGATGCGCCTCTTCATGCGCCACTACGCGTCCTTGGCGCCGTCGATGCGCGCAGATCCAAGCGCAGAGAACACCATCCAAGCGCACCGGAAACTCGCGAGCGTCGTCTGCGATGAAGAGGCCATCGCCAACTTCGAGATGCCTTGA
- a CDS encoding bifunctional 3-phenylpropionate/cinnamic acid dioxygenase ferredoxin subunit — protein MSDGVIWIKACDASAIDCDDVLKIESSAGPIAIYHLQDGFFATQDTCTHAVASLADGFVEDGMIECPLHAAKFCIRTGKARSLPAKDSLVTYAVKVQEGDVLVGLPVAQELSS, from the coding sequence ATGTCAGACGGCGTAATTTGGATCAAGGCTTGTGATGCGTCGGCGATCGACTGCGACGACGTGTTGAAGATCGAATCTTCAGCAGGGCCCATCGCGATTTATCACCTCCAGGACGGGTTCTTTGCGACGCAGGACACATGCACGCACGCGGTTGCCTCGCTTGCGGATGGATTTGTGGAAGACGGAATGATCGAGTGTCCGTTGCACGCTGCCAAGTTCTGTATTCGTACAGGTAAGGCACGGTCGCTGCCGGCCAAAGATTCCCTGGTCACCTACGCGGTCAAGGTGCAGGAAGGTGATGTTCTGGTCGGGTTGCCAGTAGCGCAGGAGCTTTCCTCATGA
- a CDS encoding NAD(P)/FAD-dependent oxidoreductase: MSQTISTQDTVDVAIIGAGPAGAVAAALLRKAGRSVLVLERQQFPRFSIGESLLPQSMEYLEEAGMLQAVVEAGFQFKNGAYFVHRDRVSSFDFRDKLTPGWGTTYQVERAVFDDLLIRCAAAQGAEVRFSHTVRAFTPGVRPRLDVLDEAGRDYVVEAGFVLDASGFGRVLPRLLDLEAPTGMPTRAAIFTHVEDRLPGGSTDRNKICVAVHPERRDVWYWMIPLANGRSSVGCVAESAFLDVPEAQREATLRELLRTEPTLARLVGDKPFLMPVRHIGGYSANVAQLHGAGYALLGNAGEFLDPVFSSGVTIALRSAHLAVKTLERQWHGEAVDWARDYGAALRKGVDTFRAFVERWYSGELQDVVFYEDKSPELKRMICSVLAGYAWDETNPFVREPGRRLDVLAELCRLEVGGAAGSASARDERHSGVVV; the protein is encoded by the coding sequence ATGAGTCAAACAATATCGACGCAGGACACCGTGGACGTGGCGATCATCGGCGCGGGGCCGGCCGGCGCCGTGGCTGCGGCGCTGCTGCGCAAGGCCGGGCGCTCCGTGCTGGTGCTCGAGCGCCAGCAATTCCCGCGCTTTTCCATCGGCGAAAGCCTGCTGCCGCAGAGCATGGAGTATCTCGAGGAGGCCGGCATGCTGCAGGCCGTGGTCGAGGCCGGTTTCCAGTTCAAGAACGGCGCGTATTTCGTTCATCGTGACCGCGTGTCGTCGTTCGACTTTCGCGACAAGCTCACGCCGGGCTGGGGCACCACCTACCAGGTCGAGCGTGCCGTTTTCGACGACCTGCTGATCCGCTGCGCGGCCGCGCAGGGCGCCGAGGTGCGGTTCAGCCACACCGTGCGCGCGTTCACGCCGGGCGTTCGGCCGCGGCTCGACGTGCTTGACGAGGCGGGCCGCGACTACGTGGTGGAGGCCGGCTTCGTTCTCGACGCGAGCGGCTTCGGACGCGTACTGCCGCGCCTGCTCGACCTGGAGGCGCCCACCGGGATGCCGACGCGCGCGGCCATCTTCACGCACGTCGAGGATCGCCTGCCGGGCGGCTCGACCGATCGCAACAAGATCTGCGTAGCCGTGCATCCCGAGCGGCGGGACGTCTGGTACTGGATGATTCCGCTTGCGAACGGGCGTTCGTCGGTGGGCTGCGTGGCCGAGAGCGCGTTCCTCGACGTGCCGGAGGCGCAGCGCGAGGCGACGCTGCGCGAACTGCTGCGCACCGAGCCGACGCTCGCGCGGCTGGTGGGCGACAAGCCGTTCCTGATGCCGGTGCGCCATATCGGCGGGTATTCGGCCAACGTCGCGCAGCTGCACGGCGCCGGTTATGCGCTGCTCGGCAATGCCGGCGAGTTCCTCGATCCAGTGTTCTCGTCGGGCGTGACGATCGCGCTGCGTTCAGCGCATCTGGCCGTGAAGACGCTGGAGCGGCAGTGGCACGGCGAGGCGGTGGACTGGGCGCGTGACTATGGTGCCGCGTTGCGCAAAGGGGTCGATACGTTCCGGGCATTTGTCGAGCGCTGGTATTCGGGGGAACTGCAGGACGTGGTTTTTTATGAGGACAAGTCGCCCGAGTTGAAGCGGATGATCTGCTCGGTGCTGGCAGGGTATGCGTGGGACGAGACGAATCCGTTCGTGCGCGAGCCAGGGCGGCGGCTTGATGTGTTGGCGGAGCTGTGTCGGCTGGAGGTGGGTGGTGCTGCCGGCTCGGCTTCGGCTCGGGACGAGCGGCATTCGGGCGTGGTGGTTTGA
- a CDS encoding aromatic ring-hydroxylating dioxygenase subunit alpha — protein MIKRPPIDGSAMDSLESRIRQLVRPDDGVLHSSIYSDPDVYQLELTRIFARSWLLLCPESQIPKVGDYFVSFMGEDPVIVVRQPDGSIAAFLNQCRHRGGALCRGESGNTKNFTCTYHGWTYDTAGTLISIPMEEQIYRQPLDKGKWSARRVPKVEIHHGLVFGCWDAQAPGFRESLGDAAHYFDLNFARTKGGMEAYGGVYKWRVRGNWKLAAEQFASDSFHFMTSHSSALTALTPEDAPSFPFVPGRAFSNPLGHGGGMLIGHDMVTALAFTTGTPEFGKYVLENEQVQSIQRYGETLGSAYPIFANFFPSTGYLHGHRTLRSWVPRGPNEVEIWAWTLIDRDAPQEVRAARKAMTARTFGPTGIFEQDDTANWVDVQRPLSGVMARRTQLNIQMGESGELQGWPGQTDIDCSEAGSRNFYRRWLELLTTPNTVLESSPVDDEGCTNDCGGHRHD, from the coding sequence ATGATCAAGCGTCCCCCTATCGATGGCTCCGCGATGGATTCGTTGGAATCCAGGATAAGACAGTTGGTGCGTCCGGACGACGGAGTCCTGCATTCCTCGATCTATTCCGATCCAGATGTCTATCAACTCGAGCTGACGCGTATTTTTGCGCGGTCGTGGCTCCTGCTCTGCCCGGAAAGTCAGATCCCTAAAGTGGGCGACTATTTCGTCAGTTTTATGGGCGAGGATCCCGTCATTGTGGTTCGGCAGCCAGATGGAAGCATTGCAGCCTTTCTGAATCAATGCCGGCACCGCGGAGGCGCCCTTTGCCGCGGCGAATCGGGTAATACGAAGAATTTCACCTGCACCTATCACGGCTGGACCTACGACACTGCCGGCACGCTCATTTCCATTCCGATGGAGGAACAGATTTATCGGCAGCCACTGGATAAAGGAAAGTGGAGTGCGCGGCGCGTGCCGAAGGTGGAGATCCACCATGGCTTGGTGTTTGGATGCTGGGATGCGCAAGCGCCTGGCTTTCGCGAATCGCTTGGCGACGCGGCGCACTATTTCGATCTGAACTTCGCGCGTACCAAAGGTGGAATGGAGGCCTACGGCGGCGTCTACAAATGGCGGGTGCGTGGCAACTGGAAGCTTGCCGCCGAACAGTTTGCCAGTGACTCGTTTCATTTCATGACCTCTCATTCGTCCGCGCTCACTGCGCTGACCCCCGAAGATGCGCCGTCATTCCCGTTTGTGCCTGGCCGCGCGTTCAGCAATCCTCTCGGTCACGGTGGCGGGATGTTGATAGGGCACGACATGGTTACCGCACTTGCATTCACCACCGGGACGCCCGAGTTCGGCAAGTACGTGCTCGAGAATGAACAGGTGCAGTCGATCCAGCGTTACGGCGAGACACTTGGATCCGCCTATCCGATCTTCGCTAATTTCTTCCCGTCGACCGGGTACCTGCATGGACATCGAACGTTGCGCTCATGGGTTCCGCGTGGCCCCAACGAGGTCGAGATCTGGGCATGGACGCTCATCGATCGAGACGCGCCTCAAGAAGTGCGGGCCGCCCGGAAAGCGATGACGGCGCGAACCTTCGGCCCTACCGGAATTTTTGAGCAAGATGACACCGCGAACTGGGTGGACGTCCAACGTCCGCTTTCCGGAGTAATGGCAAGGCGCACCCAACTCAACATACAGATGGGCGAGTCCGGGGAACTGCAGGGTTGGCCGGGCCAGACCGATATCGACTGTAGCGAAGCCGGTTCGCGGAATTTCTATCGGCGTTGGCTGGAACTGCTGACGACGCCGAATACCGTACTGGAGTCCAGTCCGGTTGACGACGAAGGTTGCACCAATGATTGTGGAGGCCACCGCCATGACTAG
- a CDS encoding signal peptidase, protein MKHQRHLAGILAATAILAGCGTVVRSLPLTGGATTADTRGVTLYFGAQAHPGVKKQIGVHAESVRLARGTDAEQEVCNKALDEALGRLRAYAAEHGGNAVINVTTRFHETRSDSQTSFTCGVSGSAGAIAVSGDVVLLDAR, encoded by the coding sequence ATGAAGCATCAACGACATCTGGCAGGCATCCTGGCCGCGACCGCCATACTGGCGGGCTGCGGCACCGTCGTGCGTTCGCTGCCGCTGACGGGCGGTGCCACCACCGCCGACACGCGCGGCGTGACGCTGTACTTCGGCGCCCAGGCGCATCCGGGCGTGAAGAAGCAGATCGGCGTGCACGCTGAATCGGTGCGCCTCGCGCGCGGCACCGACGCCGAGCAGGAGGTTTGCAACAAGGCGCTCGACGAGGCGCTGGGCCGCCTGCGGGCCTACGCCGCCGAGCACGGCGGCAACGCCGTCATCAACGTGACGACGCGCTTCCACGAGACGCGTTCGGACTCGCAGACCAGCTTCACCTGCGGCGTGAGCGGCAGCGCCGGCGCGATCGCGGTGTCGGGCGACGTCGTGCTGCTCGATGCCCGATAA
- a CDS encoding DUF1153 domain-containing protein has product MSTKMDEDIKRWTAKRKSALVMDIIQGKTTVAEASRTYDLSPSEVENWVDDGKRGMENALRANPLDVKEQYERQIKELQEAYGEAMLELRARKKLQSLLGEDEK; this is encoded by the coding sequence ATGAGCACGAAGATGGACGAAGACATCAAACGATGGACGGCCAAGCGCAAGAGCGCGCTGGTGATGGACATCATTCAGGGCAAGACGACGGTTGCCGAAGCCAGCCGAACCTATGACCTGTCGCCCTCCGAGGTCGAGAACTGGGTGGACGACGGCAAGCGAGGCATGGAGAACGCGCTTCGCGCCAATCCGCTGGACGTCAAGGAGCAGTACGAGCGGCAGATCAAGGAGTTGCAGGAGGCCTACGGCGAAGCCATGCTGGAGTTGCGCGCCAGAAAAAAATTGCAGTCCCTGCTGGGCGAGGACGAGAAGTGA
- a CDS encoding WcbI family polysaccharide biosynthesis putative acetyltransferase, which translates to MNGTLDVEYFFVSRMWDGTADFLTIQRDYDLLFTQKMLEPHVAAEYAHKVHYFPSFTFTGFHPDMTYARAVLGDGKVGTVATPLSHYNSALALHGYLRGLTVDEIVASFNRDTFLRLGYLDAWAPAKKAFLKEADEIGLPLGPHFEKWTAQGCFMHTLNHPTISVIADVSKELLKKAGIEIQSENPARYVIDDLRAMPIWPIYPEIGKELGLDGDYAFKRHEPYGTIGLRQFVEDSVAVTRNSSATRSSR; encoded by the coding sequence ATGAACGGGACGCTGGATGTCGAATATTTTTTCGTCTCCAGGATGTGGGATGGCACTGCAGATTTTCTGACTATTCAGCGTGACTATGATCTGTTGTTCACGCAAAAGATGCTCGAGCCACACGTAGCTGCGGAGTACGCGCACAAAGTGCATTATTTTCCGAGCTTCACGTTCACCGGCTTCCATCCCGATATGACGTATGCCCGCGCCGTCCTCGGCGATGGGAAGGTCGGGACGGTTGCCACTCCGCTGTCGCATTACAATTCGGCGCTCGCGTTGCATGGCTATCTCCGCGGCTTGACAGTCGACGAGATCGTTGCCTCATTCAACCGCGACACGTTTTTGCGGCTCGGCTATCTCGATGCATGGGCACCGGCAAAGAAAGCGTTCCTCAAGGAAGCCGATGAGATCGGTCTACCGCTCGGTCCGCATTTCGAGAAATGGACCGCGCAGGGTTGCTTCATGCATACGCTCAATCACCCCACAATTTCGGTCATTGCAGACGTCTCCAAGGAGCTTCTCAAAAAAGCCGGGATCGAGATTCAAAGCGAAAATCCGGCGCGCTATGTTATAGACGATCTTCGCGCGATGCCCATTTGGCCGATATATCCGGAGATCGGGAAAGAGCTTGGCCTCGACGGTGACTACGCGTTCAAGAGGCACGAACCCTACGGAACGATCGGCCTTCGACAGTTTGTCGAGGATTCTGTCGCCGTTACGCGGAATTCGAGCGCCACACGATCGAGCCGCTGA
- a CDS encoding IS3 family transposase, whose amino-acid sequence MIETIHQGLKEEGVVVSISKLCKWFDVPRRTVYYRPVKAEPVVQARFSEPIKAMIEESPSFGYRTVAHLLGFNKNTVQRVFQLMGWQVRKRPVGFRPRVQSMPSVALKPNSRWSTDMCRIWAGRDGWATLALVIDCYTRELLGWHLSRSAKATTAASALEHALIARFGTLGRVSTPFLLRSDNGLVFTSQKYTKLVRDYGLKQEFITPHCPQQNGMVERVIRTLKEQCVHRQRFESLQHASRAIADWIQFYNHRRAHQSLKMKTPAEAFALAA is encoded by the coding sequence GTGATCGAAACGATCCACCAGGGACTGAAAGAAGAAGGCGTTGTCGTTTCGATTTCCAAGCTCTGCAAGTGGTTCGATGTGCCGCGCCGAACCGTGTATTACCGGCCAGTCAAGGCAGAACCCGTCGTGCAGGCGCGTTTCTCGGAACCGATCAAGGCCATGATCGAGGAGTCGCCATCATTCGGCTATCGGACAGTGGCGCACCTGCTGGGCTTCAACAAGAACACGGTGCAACGCGTGTTCCAGTTGATGGGCTGGCAAGTGCGCAAGCGGCCAGTTGGCTTTCGGCCACGGGTGCAATCGATGCCATCGGTTGCGCTCAAACCGAACTCGCGCTGGTCGACCGACATGTGCCGTATCTGGGCGGGGCGAGACGGCTGGGCAACCTTGGCCCTGGTCATCGATTGCTACACGCGCGAGTTGCTGGGCTGGCACCTGTCCCGAAGCGCAAAGGCGACGACCGCGGCCAGCGCGCTGGAGCACGCGTTGATTGCTCGGTTCGGCACGCTGGGTCGAGTATCGACGCCATTCCTGTTGAGGAGCGACAACGGCCTGGTTTTCACGAGCCAAAAGTACACGAAGCTGGTGCGCGATTACGGCCTGAAGCAGGAGTTCATCACGCCGCATTGCCCGCAACAAAACGGCATGGTGGAGCGAGTGATCAGGACGCTGAAGGAGCAATGCGTACACCGGCAGCGCTTCGAATCGCTACAGCATGCGAGCCGCGCCATCGCCGACTGGATTCAGTTTTACAACCACCGGCGAGCGCATCAGTCGCTGAAGATGAAGACCCCGGCCGAGGCGTTTGCTTTAGCCGCTTAA
- a CDS encoding aromatic-ring-hydroxylating dioxygenase subunit beta, protein MTSLTKVVQPGPQLQWEIEQFMYHEARLLDERRYEEWLALLAEDIVYEMPLRVDRLRRDEKRFKVEDEIKIFDDNLESLKLRVRRIRSGTAWSEDPRSRSRHFISNVQIVPGEQSNEIKAICAFMVYVSRMDEAPCVFSGQRQDVLRRSDQGEWQITERWLMSDQSVMPSNNLTMFF, encoded by the coding sequence ATGACTAGCCTGACCAAGGTCGTTCAACCTGGGCCGCAACTGCAGTGGGAAATCGAGCAGTTCATGTATCACGAGGCGCGGTTGCTTGACGAGCGTCGGTACGAAGAGTGGCTCGCGTTGCTGGCCGAAGATATCGTGTATGAGATGCCGCTACGCGTGGACCGGCTCCGGCGCGACGAAAAGAGGTTCAAGGTCGAAGACGAAATCAAGATCTTCGATGACAACCTGGAGAGCCTGAAGCTCCGCGTGCGACGCATCCGAAGCGGTACCGCTTGGTCGGAGGACCCGCGCTCGCGCTCGCGGCATTTCATCTCCAACGTTCAGATCGTTCCAGGCGAGCAGTCGAACGAAATCAAGGCGATTTGCGCATTCATGGTGTACGTCTCCCGAATGGATGAAGCGCCGTGTGTGTTCTCCGGGCAACGCCAGGACGTCTTGCGCAGATCGGACCAAGGCGAGTGGCAAATCACCGAGCGCTGGTTGATGAGCGATCAATCGGTGATGCCTTCCAACAATCTCACCATGTTTTTCTGA